The following are encoded together in the Streptomyces sp. NBC_01465 genome:
- a CDS encoding LysR family substrate-binding domain-containing protein, which produces MTGSEASPSPSFRLAYVPGVTPTKWVRIWNERLADVPLTLSQVTPAEAPGLLRELGADAGFVRLPIDRTDLSAIPLYTETTVVVIPKDHAVAAAEEGEEVSTGDLAGEIVLHPLDDVLDWEQAQLPGTPAKERPATTADAIELVAAGVGVLLVPQSLARLHHRKDLTYRTVAGEDVPASRIALAWREEETTDLVEEFIGIVRGRTVNSSRGRGAPAAQPQPKAKRAEKPARKPAPKKAAGKNPKGAKSAKRGKPRR; this is translated from the coding sequence GTGACAGGCTCGGAAGCATCTCCCTCTCCCTCGTTCCGGCTCGCTTACGTGCCCGGAGTGACCCCCACCAAATGGGTCCGGATCTGGAACGAGCGGCTGGCCGACGTCCCCCTCACCCTGTCCCAGGTCACCCCCGCCGAGGCCCCCGGCCTGCTCCGCGAGCTGGGCGCCGATGCCGGTTTCGTACGGCTGCCGATCGACCGTACGGATCTGAGCGCCATCCCCCTCTACACCGAGACGACCGTCGTCGTGATCCCCAAGGACCACGCCGTCGCGGCCGCCGAGGAGGGAGAGGAAGTGTCCACGGGCGACCTGGCCGGCGAGATCGTGCTGCATCCCCTCGACGACGTCCTCGACTGGGAGCAGGCGCAGCTGCCCGGCACGCCCGCCAAGGAGCGCCCTGCCACGACGGCCGACGCGATCGAGCTGGTGGCGGCGGGGGTAGGGGTTCTCCTCGTACCGCAGTCGCTCGCGCGTCTGCACCACCGCAAGGACCTCACGTACCGGACGGTGGCCGGCGAGGACGTCCCCGCGTCGCGCATCGCGCTGGCGTGGCGGGAGGAGGAGACGACGGACCTGGTGGAGGAGTTCATCGGGATCGTCCGCGGCCGTACGGTCAACAGCTCGCGGGGGCGGGGAGCGCCCGCCGCGCAGCCGCAGCCGAAGGCCAAGCGTGCCGAGAAGCCCGCGAGGAAGCCCGCGCCGAAGAAGGCTGCGGGCAAGAACCCCAAGGGTGCGAAAAGCGCGAAGCGCGGCAAGCCCCGCCGGTAA
- a CDS encoding DUF5997 family protein, with the protein MTSHQSTQTMKPATAAKKLGVYLEATPAEFQEGVVSRSELNTLQTDPPQWLQDLRANGPHPRPVVAAKLGISISGLARGGVTDALTTEQIEALKTESPEWLQKERETQAEVRKETVRIKEMQAEKAAKRADRDDEDR; encoded by the coding sequence ATGACGTCGCACCAGAGCACCCAGACCATGAAGCCCGCCACGGCGGCCAAGAAGCTGGGTGTGTACCTCGAGGCCACCCCCGCAGAATTCCAGGAGGGTGTCGTCTCGCGCAGCGAGCTGAACACGCTGCAGACCGACCCGCCCCAGTGGCTGCAGGACCTCCGCGCCAACGGCCCGCACCCCCGCCCGGTGGTCGCGGCGAAGCTCGGCATCTCGATCTCGGGCCTCGCCCGCGGCGGAGTCACCGACGCGCTGACCACGGAGCAGATCGAGGCGCTGAAGACGGAGTCCCCGGAGTGGCTCCAGAAGGAGCGCGAGACGCAGGCCGAGGTCCGCAAGGAGACGGTCCGCATCAAGGAGATGCAGGCGGAGAAGGCGGCGAAGCGCGCGGACCGGGACGACGAGGACCGCTGA